The Euphorbia lathyris chromosome 2, ddEupLath1.1, whole genome shotgun sequence genome includes a window with the following:
- the LOC136218473 gene encoding small ribosomal subunit protein uS4y isoform X1, giving the protein MVHVSFYRNYGKTFKKPRRPYEKERLDAELKLVGEYGLRCKRELWRVQYALSRIRNAARMLLTLDEKNPRRIFEGEALLRRMNRYGLLDESQNKLDYVLALTVENFLERRLQTLVFKSGMAKSIHHARVLIRQKHIRVGRQVVNIPSFMVRVDSQKHIDFSLTSTFGGGRPGRVKRRNQRAASKKGAGGDGDEEDEE; this is encoded by the exons ATGGTGCACGTCTCGTTCTACCGCAACT ATGGGAAAACCTTTAAGAAACCAAGACGACCCTATGAGAAGGAGCGTTTGGATGCTGAGCTAAAGCTGGTTGGAGAATATGGACTCCGTTGTAAGAGAGAGCTTTGGAGGGTTCAGTATGCATTGAGTCGCATTCGTAACGCAGCAAGAATGCTTCTCACCCTTGATGAGAAAAACCCACGACGAATCTTTGAGGGTGAAGCTCTTCTTAGAAGGATGAATAGGTATGGACTTTTGGATGAAAGCCAAAACAAGCTTGATTATGTGTTGGCCCTAACTGTGGAGAACTTTCTTGAGCGCCGTCTTCAAACTCTTGTGTTCAAGTCTGGTATGGCTAAGTCGATTCACCATGCCCGGGTGCTTATTAGGCAAAAGCACATTAG GGTTGGGAGACAGGTTGTGAACATCCCTTCATTCATGGTGAGGGTCGACTCCCAAAAGCACATCGATTTTTCACTTACAAGTACGTTCGGAGGGGGACGCCCTGGTAGAGTGAAGAGAAGGAACCAAAGGGCTGCTAGCAAGAAGGGTGCTGGtggtgatggagatgaagagGATGAAGAGTGA
- the LOC136218473 gene encoding small ribosomal subunit protein uS4y isoform X2 has protein sequence MVHVSFYRNYGKTFKKPRRPYEKERLDAELKLVGEYGLRCKRELWRVQYALSRIRNAARMLLTLDEKNPRRIFEGEALLRRMNRYGLLDESQNKLDYVLALTVENFLERRLQTLVFKSGMAKSIHHARVLIRQKHISKHGVSLAMVQPCEVLYELFNIN, from the exons ATGGTGCACGTCTCGTTCTACCGCAACT ATGGGAAAACCTTTAAGAAACCAAGACGACCCTATGAGAAGGAGCGTTTGGATGCTGAGCTAAAGCTGGTTGGAGAATATGGACTCCGTTGTAAGAGAGAGCTTTGGAGGGTTCAGTATGCATTGAGTCGCATTCGTAACGCAGCAAGAATGCTTCTCACCCTTGATGAGAAAAACCCACGACGAATCTTTGAGGGTGAAGCTCTTCTTAGAAGGATGAATAGGTATGGACTTTTGGATGAAAGCCAAAACAAGCTTGATTATGTGTTGGCCCTAACTGTGGAGAACTTTCTTGAGCGCCGTCTTCAAACTCTTGTGTTCAAGTCTGGTATGGCTAAGTCGATTCACCATGCCCGGGTGCTTATTAGGCAAAAGCACATTAG TAAACATGGAGTTAGCCTTGCTATGGTCCAACCTTGTGAGGTACTTTATGAACTTTTTAATATTAACTAA